The following is a genomic window from uncultured Draconibacterium sp..
GGGGTAGCCGAAAATATTGCCAGCCTGCAGGCTGCACAAACCGATTTTGAGAACACACAAACCCAATATGCCGAAGAGCTGGCCGAAGAAAACAATCAGTTAAATGCCACTACATTAAAGAAAGAAGTAGCTGCCCTGATAAACGACAACTTGGTGGTATTTTTGCGTTCTGCCGAACGTTTTCAGGCCGAAACCTACGGTGCATTTGCCGCCACAGTTGCTAAAATTATTGCCGACAATAACAACGCTGTCCGCAAACGCTGGAACAAAGGTGATTCGGAGGATTAGTTAATAAATTTTGATTTAAAGGATTAAAAGGGGATGTTGCCATGTGCACGTCCCTTTTTTTATGCTCTTTTTTACCGCGATTAACATTCAGTTAACCCGCCAACAAATCAGATAAACTTTTTAATGATTATAAATAATTCTCAGACCTCCTGAAAACAGGCACTTCCGGTGAATTCATCTGGTGTTTTTTTATAAAAATGAGTTAAAATGATGCATTCCGTTAACGTTAACGGAATGCTTAAAAAGCTTATATTTGCCCACTCAAAAGAAAAGAAGTGCTAATCACGCCTGTAAAAGGTTATAGATCTTAGAAGATGAAGAAATTAAATCGTACGAATGCAACTGAAACAAGTAATTACCCAACACGCATACTTCAGTTTGGTGAAGGAAATTTTTTACGCGCTTTTACCGACTGGATCGTAAATAAAATGAACAAAGAGATCGGTTTTAACGCCGGTGTTGATGTGGTTCAGCCACTGCCAAACGGTATGGTTGACATGCTGAACGATCAGGATGGGCTTTACCACGTTTACCTGAAAGGGATTAAAAACGGGAAGCCGGTTACCGAATTTTCGCTGATTGACTGTATAAATAAAGGTATTAATCCATACAGCGAATTTGAATCGTACAAAAAAAGTATCCTGAATCCCGATCTTCGTTTTGTGTTTTCGAATACTACCGAAGCCGGTATCAGCTGGGAGGAAAACGATACGCTGGATATGGCTCCTCAGAATTCGTTTCCGGCAAAAGTGGCGGCAATGTTGTACATGCGCTACAACGAATTTGATGGCGACAAATCAAAAGGTTTGATCTTTTTTGCCTGCGAGCTGATCGACCGTAATGGCGATATGCTCAAGAAATTCGTACTGCAACATGCCGAAAAATGGAATCTTGGCAACGATTTTATCAGCTGGGTGAACGAAGCCTGTTGTTTTTGCAGCACATTGGTCGACCGTATTGTACCGGGCTTTCCTCGCGACGAGATCAAAGAAATTCAGGAAGAGCTGGGTTACGAAGATAACCTGGTTGTAGTTGGCGAATATTTTCACCTGTGGGTAATTGAAGCTCCGGAATGGGTGCAGGATGAGTTTCCTGCTGAAAAAGCCGGTTTGGAAGTGAAATTTGTAAAAGACATGAAACGTTTCCGCGAGCAAAAAGTGCAGGTGCTGAATGGTTGCCACACCGGAAGTTATGCGGTGTCGTACCTGAGCG
Proteins encoded in this region:
- a CDS encoding tagaturonate reductase, producing MKKLNRTNATETSNYPTRILQFGEGNFLRAFTDWIVNKMNKEIGFNAGVDVVQPLPNGMVDMLNDQDGLYHVYLKGIKNGKPVTEFSLIDCINKGINPYSEFESYKKSILNPDLRFVFSNTTEAGISWEENDTLDMAPQNSFPAKVAAMLYMRYNEFDGDKSKGLIFFACELIDRNGDMLKKFVLQHAEKWNLGNDFISWVNEACCFCSTLVDRIVPGFPRDEIKEIQEELGYEDNLVVVGEYFHLWVIEAPEWVQDEFPAEKAGLEVKFVKDMKRFREQKVQVLNGCHTGSYAVSYLSGIETVREAYENLEVGSFMKELVYDEVLPVLDGTEKELKKFANKILERFANPFIRHQWQSIALNAMSKWETRNLPSLINFEQKHGMLPQKLVFSLAAMIAYFKGEANGEAYKVQDDEWIVDFYKEAWAECDGRPISIYNLCEKVLSLDKVWKQNLNDIPNLTITVSHYLFLITQVGMKKAVKAVLCEDNPLMQIPIDKMNN